TTCGAAATAATTCACTTTATTTCACCTTAGATAAGTCTTTTCAAAATAATTTACTTCAATTCACCTAAGATAAGTCTTTtcaaaataatttactttaattcatcTTAGATAATAGTTCTTACAAAATAATTTACTATAATTCACCTTAGATAATAGTTCTTccaaaataatttactttaattcaCCTTAGATAATAGGGTTTCCAAAATGATTTACTTCAATTCACCTTGGGTAACATTGTTTACAAATATCTGAATATCAAACTTACCTGGTACTGCTCCGTGTACTCAGTTACGGGAGCATCATAAGAGGCTTTCGGAGCTTCGTAAGTGGAGTCTGGAGCCTTATAAGAGGCATCGGGAGCTTCGTAAGAGGTGTCAGGGACATCGTAAGACTTATCTGGGGCTTCGTAAACTGATTCGGGTGCTCTGTATGAGAGTTCAGGAGCTTTGTATGAGTCCTCAGGAGCTTTGTAAGAGGCTTCAGGAGCCTTGTACGAGTTCTCAGGGGCCTTGTAGGAGGTTTCTGGAGCCCTGTAGGAGACTTCAGGAGCTTTGTAAGAGGGGGCTGAAGCTTCGTAGGAAGGTTCAGGTGCCTTGTAAGCTGGCTCTGGAGCTTTGTAAGAGGGGTTTGGAGCTTCGTAAGAAGTTTCAGGTGCCTTGTAAGCTGGCTCTGGGGCTTTGTAAGAAGGTTCGGGTGCTTTATAAGAGGGGGTTGGAGCTTTATAAGAGGGGCCTGGAGCTCTGTAAGAAGGTTCAGGTGCCTTGTAAGCGGGCTCTGGAGCTTTGTAAGAGGGTCCAGGTGCCTTGTAAGCTGGCTCTGAGGCTTTATAAGAGGAGGCTGGAGCTTTGTAAGTTGGCTCTGGAGCTTTATAAGAGGGGGCTGGAGCTTTGTAAGCTGACTCTGGAGCTTTGTAAACTGGCTCTGGAGCTTTATAAGCTGGCTCTGGAGCTTTATAAGAAGGGGCTGGGGTTTCGTAAGAAGGTTCTGGAGCCTTGTAAGCCAGCTCTGGAGCTTTGTAAAAAGGTTCAGGAGCTTTATAAGAGGGGGCTGGAGCTTTATAAGAGGGGGTTGGAGCTTTGTAAGAAGGAGCTGGAGCTTTGTAAGAAGGTTCAGGAGCCTTGTAAGCCGACTCTGGAGCTTTGTAAGCTGGCTCTGGAGCTTTGTAAGAAGGTTCAGGAGCTTTGTAAGTCGACTCTGGAGCTTTGTAAGCAGGCTCTGGAGCTTTGTAAGAAGGTCCAGGAGCTTTATATTCAGGATCAGGAGCCTTGTAGTCCGACGGAGGAGGGGAGTAGGTCAAGGGATTGGAAGGGACCGGGTATCCATAGCCTCTGGGGACGGACTCGTCGGCGTAAGATAGTGCGCACCAGGCTAGAAACAGCAGTATCACCTGAAATTAGGAAGCGTTTAAGGACTTGTTTTCGTTGCTGttaatgtaaatatattaaatcgccaatacatttttattttttcaactaaCATTACGATCAAATACTAATATTAGTGATTATTCAAGAATCGGTTTGTAAATAGAAATGCATGAAAattgttcacacacacatacacacatacacatacagattgTCCGGACCGTAAAGGATAAACTCCAAATAACAGGAAGCTTCATTTCCTTTGTGCTTAATTGCGAGTAATTTGGGAAGTAGctgacattaaaaaagaaaaaaaaagattaatggagatatgttaatgtaaatacatttgattgataaattattttcatgctttttaactGCCATGGCGATCGTCATACTAGTATTAGTTATgtaaattgttatagtttattgATGAGCGGAAAACACCTTGGAAATAATATGCGAAAATAGATGATGAAATTCAAATGATAAGAAGCTCCATTTTCATTGTGCGTAATTTCAAGTATTTCCAAAATAGATTTCACATCTTTTGAGTTTGAAATTTTCTTGTTTGCCTATAGTAACTTGAAAATTACTTTTAATTGAAATCACCTTTGGAAATACTTTCCATATATGCAAAAATCAAGGAAAAAATTGCTATTTTTAACCACTTTGCGAATATTTCAAATAGAATGGCCACCtcattttaatttgaatatttccTGCTTACTTATGtattagacccaggcctacatggctgaggactatgaagcgtgaagtgggagatgatgaatgcagaagtaatgatttagaagctcaagatagaggtgcctggcgaaatctaaccgaggccctttgcgtcattaggcgtaggagatgatgataacttATATATTAACTTAAGAATTACTTTTAATTGAAATCATCTTTAGAATTACTCTTTATATCGcataaattcaagaaaaaaattgcaaattttatccacttttgtattgaaatttatataataatttataaataatgaaTTTTGCTCTCGAGATAAGATACAAGATAGAAGATGGCTCATCTTAGTACAAGATTTTTATTACttgtaaataaatatgaataagttCAGAATCTAAAATTtaacatttgattttaattaacgAGTAATTCAAATTAATATACATAGCTCTCAATTTAAAACTCTTATCTAATATTTAAGGCCCACTGTTTATAGTTGaacaaaagtaaattgaaaataaagggtattttcaatattttgcCATAAAATCATTTGCTTCCTCTTTCATTAACGTCGTGATTTATTACCATATCCTAAACTTTCAAACCTCGAAAGCAGAGGAAATGGGAAAGTAACATTTTATCCCCTGAGCATGATTAAAAGGTATTCAGATGTAATTTTCAACGTATTCATTTGAATTCATACAAAGAAAAATGTGGATAGATTTGATTGatcaatagatttttttattcaattacctgaatcttatgatcTTTAGGAAGATTTAATCCCTGcgtgtttttttattatcaattatttgctGTTCGTAATGCAATACGTATTGAGTTAATACAAATATTAATGTAAAAtgcgtctaaatatatatatatatatatatatatatttatatatatatttatatatatatatatatatatatattcataatatatatatatatatatatatattcataatatatatatatatatatatatatacacatatacacataaagcCATTTCTGACGACAGAAGTGAGTCCAGATAACAACACGTGTCATTGCATATACATTTTTCAATGAATTAAATATGTAggcagaaataatatatatatatatatatatatactgtatatatatatatatatatatgtgtgtgtgtgtgtgtgtgtgtgtgagtgtatttacatacaaacatacatttataaataaatttttatgtaaagAGACATGCAAAATTGCTCGATTAAACTTCCACGATTatccagtatcatatatatatatatatatatatatatatttataaatttatatatttataaatttataaatttatttataaatgcatgtttgtatgtaaattatgtatatatgtaaatcacTTACCAATGCCGTTTTTCACAGCATCATTTAACAGTGCACATCACATCAACGACCAAAGAAGATCAGTAGCCTACTTAGATGACTGACATAGGAACCACGAAAATCAGAGACTAAATCCATTGAATTCACTCTCAGACCACAATCCAGGATCCAAGCTTCATCCAATTGTTCGTCCGTCAGACACTTTCTCACCTTTTCCATCATGTCGTATCGCAgtcgttgttgtcgtcgtcgtGTCCGTGACTCGTACAACTCGGTATGTTCGATTCACTTCGACGAAAGTCTTAAATACCTGGGTTTCACGGTCGGGTCTTGAAGCCACGCCCCCTTCTACTGACCCGTTCTCTTCTTCTTGCCCTTTTTTCGCGAAAaagggaccatctctctctctctctctctctctctctctctctctctctctctctctggttaagtcTTTAATCCTTGTCTTCGTATCacatgaaatacaataaaaaagatAGGAGAAGTTGTAGTTAATTCAAATATAGTCTTGATTATGATTCTTTCTAATGTcactaaaagtataaaaaataaatttctaaagtacagatttttttttttttttttttttttttttttttttgagatgataTCCTATCTTCGAGTACGAAATGGCATAATTAAGCGTTAAATGTTAAATGAAGTAACGCTTGCTTTCATACCTATGTATTTCCATAACttaaaaaaggaaaattcaaaATTCTTTCTAGAATATCTTTGGTGATATATGACCCAAGTTAGAATTTTATGGTTATCACTAATGTTTTTATATCAAATAGGAGCTATTTATATAGTTCAGGGTTCGAATAAGTGTAGTTTTTATAAGTTTGTACATATTTGTTAATATCATCgctttatttacaaatataattatcATAAACATGACGATACATATTGCCAAACATCAAAATATGTATATGTCCATAAAATAGCTTGAAACGTTaagttataaatgtatgtatgtatgtatatatatatatatatatatgtgcgtgagtatatatatatatatatatatgcgtgagtgtgtatatatatatatatatatattggtatgtgtgttgcatttatatgtataaatgcaacaATAAATGGCCAATTTGTATTTATATTGAAGAAAAAGGTaccatataataaaaacaaaaaatgtccTTTGCATTATTCGTTTTTATCATGAATTCCGGTTTATATTGGGGAAATGGAGCACGTGcccgtttgtgagtgtgtgtgtgtgtgcgtgcgtgtgtgtgtacgcgcgcgcgttCTTTCGCGTGCGCAAGAGACAAACTGTAGTTAGAGGGGAAGGAACTTTTTGTGCATAATAAGGAATATTTGTTTCATTTTATCTTAGAATTATTGGAAACTGAGAAACCCTAATATTTTCGAAGGACATTGGTCAAATGAAAAACttttgtttgtgtatattattattattatgattattattattattattattattattattattattaaatgctaagtacaaccctagttggaaaagcaggatgccataagcccaggggccccaacagagaaaatagcccagtgaggaaaggaaacaaggaaaaattaaatattttaaagaatagtaacaacattaagataaatatttcctatataaaatataaaaactttaacaaaacaagaagaagggaaactagatagaatagtgtgcccgaatgtaccctcaagcaagagaactctaacccaagacagtggaagaccatggtacagaggctatggcactgcccaagactagagaacaatggtttgattttggagtgtcttctcctagaagagctgcttaccatagctaaagagtctcttctattcttatcaagaggaaagtagacactgaacaattagagtgcagtagttaaccccttgggtgaagaagaattgtttagtaatcacagtgttttcaggtgtatgaggacagagaagaatctgtaaagaatagaccagactattcggtgtatgtgtaggcaaagggaaagaaccgtaaccagagagaaggatccaatgtagtactggctggccagtcaaaggaccccataactctctagcggtagtatctcaacgggcggctggtgctatGGCCAACCTACTAAACGGAGTGTTCAGAAGCGCAAATATGTATAGTTCATAATTAACATTAGTAAGAGAAATGTAAACAAATACCATTAGACAGATAGTAATGGGCGAAATACCataaataaatttgtttaatttattctcttgaaaaataataataataataataataataataataataataataataataataataataataataataataatctcccctatgtaaCAAAGAACAagagtttggctatatatatatatatatatgtatgtatataaatactgtatatatatgtactgtatatatatatatatatatacatatatatatatatatatatatatggaataaatttATCTTTGGAACATGTTAATTACCCTTCAATCTGTATTGTTATttacattgtcattattattactatttttattattattattattattattattattattattattattaatatatatatatatatatatatatagtacatttatgtactgtagatagatatatatatatatatatatatattatatatacagtacatttatgtactgtagatagatagatggatagccaTCAGCTTCGAAAGAAAATTAGCTAAAATCCTTAAAACATCGACTAAAGAAGTACCATTGACCGACTTGAAGAACCTTTCGGCCAAATTTGTTTCCTTCAGCGTGTCATCAATGTCCTTCCCGTTGGCGCCGAGGGAGTTTTATAGcgcattatgatgatgatgatgatgatgatgaggtctCTTGCTTTTAAAAGGTTTCAATGAAAGCGAGGAAAAGGGTTTTCTCATCATGAATTTCTTCTCACTTTTTTTTCCCGCCATTTTTTTTCCCGCGCAGGGGTCAAATGTGGCGCCATATTTTACTGGTCTGTATCTGCTTATGAATTGTATGCAATATCGACCTTATGATTTTATTTACATGAATTACTTACTTATGCAGCTACAAGTTTATACCTTCTCACTCTTTCCCGCCATTTTTTCTTCGTACATATGGAACTACAAGTGTATTTCTTCTCACTTCTCACTTTTTCCCGTCATTTTTTTCTTCCGTTGGAGTCAAATATGGAGCCACGTTTTCCTGGTCTGTATCTgtttataaattgtatataatttcaACCCAGCAATTgtatttacataaattattttacCTATGCATCTACAATTGTTTGTTCACCCACAATCTTTGCCATCTCTTTCTACaggatctgtttggttactcgacacgcagtaacggtgtgacaggATGCTTTTTTACGGCAATGTTATTTGTGTATTTTAGTAATGTAcgtaagtgtgtgtttgtatgaaattATGTTTGGTACCTGGAGGAGCTTGAGTGTCAATCATTTAGGCCATTACGACTCATTTTCCTACGTAATGGTCAGCGTTTACCTTATTTCAGGCCAAATGATGTGTGTGATTAAGATGAAAGCTTTGAGTGGAAAAAAATGAAGCGAAGACAGCAGTTGGCAGCTGATGGCAAACATTAGGACTTACTCAACTCTAAGTAGAGCTGTAATTAAGGTGATAGAAATTAGACTGTAATTAAGGTGATAGAAATTATGATGGAATGACACATTGTAGAAATCGGAAAATTTGATGAATGAGAGAGAATTCTTGACAGGGTAGAATATGACGAATGTGCAACTAAATTTGAAGCAAAAAGATCAGTTGGAAAATCATTCCACCAAGGCTACTCCTCTTATTCTCTATTTACGATTTGATTCATGAatgattagattttttttccttgtccttttttttcttgtcttttattaACGGCAGAGGACTGGGGCaaggcagtgccctagagactaaccatacgtgtatatgatcagcgcccaagccctctctatatcaagctagaatcagggagggccaggcaatggctgctgatgacttagcaagtagacctataagccTCTTTCAACCACCCATTCCCATctgataaggatggtgaggttgcagacactactagaaactaccgagtttgagctgtGCTGAAACTCCCGTCCAGGAGAACGgttggcagggacgtttccacttAGCTACCACAATCCCTTTCATTTAGCTTGAATTGGGTAATCATGATTAGAGAACATGTGTGAATATATTTCTTTGCAACCCAGTCGTTCAATATTCATTAACAACCAGATGTTATTTATCAGGAGAGCTTCATAcaataaatagattaaaaatagACTTATAAATACGTTTATCCGTTCTCAAGATATTCTGTCAATAAACGCAAATTTTGACAAACGGGATGAAAAGCAAATGTTATTCATCAGAAGAGCCTCATACAATAAATAGATTCAAACAGACTTACAAATATGTTTCTCCGTTCTCAAGATATTATGTTAATAAGCACAAATTTTGACAAAAGgacatgaaaagaggaaaaaataaatcaatagacTCATAAATAATGAATCTtcaatacatataatttataacaaaaaaaggaaaaaacaataacaaaaaaataaaagcctGGGACTCTTCAGAGAGTACACATCTGGCCATTCCATTATATCCAAATTATTTGCAAAGCAGTATGTTTACCCAGTCGTAAACAATGAAATAGGTAA
The nucleotide sequence above comes from Palaemon carinicauda isolate YSFRI2023 chromosome 18, ASM3689809v2, whole genome shotgun sequence. Encoded proteins:
- the LOC137657204 gene encoding uncharacterized protein, which gives rise to MMEKVRKCLTDEQLDEAWILDCGLRVNSMDLVSDFRGSYVILLFLAWCALSYADESVPRGYGYPVPSNPLTYSPPPSDYKAPDPEYKAPGPSYKAPEPAYKAPESTYKAPEPSYKAPEPAYKAPESAYKAPEPSYKAPAPSYKAPTPSYKAPAPSYKAPEPFYKAPELAYKAPEPSYETPAPSYKAPEPAYKAPEPVYKAPESAYKAPAPSYKAPEPTYKAPASSYKASEPAYKAPGPSYKAPEPAYKAPEPSYRAPGPSYKAPTPSYKAPEPSYKAPEPAYKAPETSYEAPNPSYKAPEPAYKAPEPSYEASAPSYKAPEVSYRAPETSYKAPENSYKAPEASYKAPEDSYKAPELSYRAPESVYEAPDKPFEFSYEVKDAYKALDFGHSADSDGKVVKGEYRVALPDGRTQIVTYTADYNGYQAEVRYEGEAKYLESAGTYSAPKETYGTPETSYEEPRNSYESPEVLYEVPATAYEEPAPAYKAPEPLYGLPDN